ACAGTCTGCAAGCTTAAATGAACCATTTCGTCCTTGAGGGATTATAAGCATTTGGCTCACTCTGAGCCCAATATAATGATGATAAACAGCAAGGTCTGCAGTTTATTCATTCTGACCTGCAGAAAAGATGTTGATAGCAATGAGCAGAGCATATTCGGCCTCATCGAGGTGCAGGTCGTTCATTCCTTTTGAAAACTCGAATATGGGGTTAATGAACTCAAACTGAAGCCCTGGGGGAATGGAAcgagagagaaaagaaggagatgggtaaaaagaggaaaaaactggGTTTAATAGAAGAATTGTTCCaagatttttatgaaaaacagtACATAATATGATTTCTTTCATTGACTAAATGATAAGAGTACCTGCTTTGGCAAAATCATCCTTATTATAGCTGAAATCCTTCAGAAAAGTAATGCTTTCAATGGCTGGATTGTATCGCCGGGACGTCTCCAACAGCATAATCTGTGGAGGTCAAACACCTGAGTGACACACTGATGCTGCAGAGTCAAAGTTTTTGCCACAAACTCAACTACTCCCAAcattcatttacaaaaaaaaaaaaaaaaggtaaaaagatgTTGAATCTTGAAAAATGTGCTTGAATTATTTTAACTCCAGAATCGTTGAGTCAAAGCAGATTTGAATGACGGTAACTCAAAACGAACCTCAATGGTGGAGGTTTTTAGTAGAGCGATCTGGTCTTCTCTCGTCAACTCCAGGAAGCCAGGAAGCTGCTTTGCAAAATCCACAATTTCTTGAACGGACATTATTGCAAGCTCTGTAAAGTGGGCGAACCGCTGCTGTCGCACTTCTCGGTTTTGTAAGTCTTGACTCTGGGGCCAAGGCTGGAAATATTCACAAGCAGTCTGGTGAGACCGATgccaaacaaacagcaacagcaTTTGAAGACCATTTGTTGAGCTACATGTCATCCATTTACCGTAACTTTTGGTCGGTCAAGGAAAGACCTCTTGTTGCATTGTTTCTGCATGGCCACCAGCTTCTCGATCATCTCCTGCTGCTGTGGGTCGAGAGTGGCTGCTTCCTGCAGAGGGGTCGGTGTGACCACTGTGGAAGTGCGTGCagtttcctcctcctgctgctttttcagcttttttaacCGGATTTGTTCCTCAGAAAGCACGCCTGTGGGTCACAGAGGATGCTGGTTTGCACAAAACCTCAATCTCAAAGTAAAAGAGGCAATTTTATTTAGAGTAAGTATAAAAGTCTTGAGTTGATTTAGCGTGAAGACACTCACACTGCTCCAGCATGCCCGCCTCCCGACACTTGCGCAGCCGACATTGCTGGCACTTGCGGCGCATATACATGTCCATTTCGCAGCGGCCATTGTTCTTGCAGGAGTATTGGGCGCTTTTGATGACGCTGCGGCGGAAGAATCCCTTGCAGCCCTCGCAGCTCAACACGTTGTAGTGAAAACCGGAAGCCTTGTCGCCGCAGACACTGCACACCTCGTTGCCCAGCATCTTCGGAGCAGGACCCTTTTTTCTCTTCACCGGCTGACCGTCTACACAAGAATTCAAACAATATATTAGATTTCTGGAGAGGCTTgtaggaaattaaatattttaaagtttaaaccatAAACCTTAAAGTATGACTCTAAGGAATGCTACATGATCACAGATTTTTGTGGATaaatttgcagattattttctaGATTGTAGATACTCTATACGTGCAGTTTGGGGGGAGTAAGTTTGTTCAAGAAACCCATTCTTATAGATGGAAAGTTTAAGGATTTGGTGCAGAAGAGCAGCACATAGCAGGGAGAATAGGGAGAAAAGATATTATGAGCAGTATATGCGCACTGAATATGGTGGATGATGTTTTTCAGTTGCAGTGAATGGCTCTATATTGGAGAAAAAATGTGAGAAGTGTCAGAGCCTAACCAAACTCtgctttaaaaactgtaaagatCTCCTAAAGCATCTGCTGCAGTGATCATCCAGATGTAATCAGGGAGTTGACAGATTATGCAACAAGTCTACAGTACCTGCaatgctgtaaatattttcacttgcagcagtaacatttttaaatcataactTCATATGGGTGCAGCTCTGTGTGCTGTAATCAATGTTCTCTGATCTAAAGTAAGATTATACAATCGCTGTGTTTGAGTCGAGCTATTTCCTTTCAAAAGGCAAGAGATAGACAACCGCTGCACATATGTGCACCTAAAGGCATGTGTGGTTCAGTTTATTAAGCACATTGATCTTTGCGAGGAGTCATAATCAAACTGCTGCCACTTCCTTTGCTTTAAActtaacataaacaaaaagctcATTCCCCGACCTCCTAGACTTAATATGCTGAGTTTCAGCTGGGACTGAAACCATCTAGAGGGATTGAAGAGACAAGATTTGAGTAAAACCACAACTTACTGTATAATGTCACATCTTACTTTGCTTTTGAAGTATCATACAAGTTGCCAATTAGAGAGTTGTCTTCTAGATTTCATACTCAATTTTCCTTCTGTACAAGAAaccatgtaaataaaatgagcttCATTGTGAGTACACATTATTCAGAACCTTGTTTCATcaaaaaattaaggaattaataTGAACATGTGAATTTTGCTCAAAATGTTTGGGTGGTATACTTGGAATATGAACCAATTCAGATCTAACCTGTGTGATCAGAATTAACTGTTCTCGTTAAAACGTGATCTTGTACAACACATCCAATGCGTTTACTGTGCATTTTTTgttatatgtgtgtgttggcaTGCTAATATTAAAGATCTCATctgtttccatattttaaaagaaatttaatttaaacattttatacttttcctgtttcaaattaaaaaaaaataattcattggAGTACAAAATATACAGCTTTGACTGCTTCATTAGCAAAAGTTTCTTTATGTCtgtaaagacataaaaacatgtcTTAATGTAATGTGAGCGtatttcactgcttttttgGGTTTCACACTAAATAAACTCTGTTTTACAACCTATACATGAGGAATTGTATATAAAAGTGTGAGCTGAACTATAAATGCTAAGGGTCCGTTTTGTGAACACTGGAAACATctcttggtaaaaaaaaaaaaagcttttaggcTTTGGTTGGCATTTTAAACAGGCTTAAATTGGGAACCACAGGCCCTGTGATAAAACAGTCCATATTTAATATGTTCTTAAATGACCGGCTTCCAGTCAGTTTAAtgaacaaaatttttaaattacgGTAAGTTGTGATGTATTAAGTCAAATATGATGTGTGTCATTTAAAAGTAGATTTAAAATCCACTGGTTTCTAAAgcgttttaaaagaaaaaagtctggaaaagcAAACATTATCTACATTTCATTTAATCTTCCCCATACGTATTCACCCATGAAAAAGGTAGATGCTACTGCAtacttttctaaatgtttcaggtCTGTATAACCCTGCACTTCTGCCAGTCTTAGATCTTTccagcaaaaatataaaaaattgatttaatgATGAATTCTGCCAGTGGAGAAATATTTAGAACCTTTGAGTCAGTATATCTAATAATATACTGAATCTATTATAACTTCTGTATCACTGACGATCTAAAATTAGGGGATTGGAAATCCccaagaagaaaaggaggacaGTTATGATAATTTAAAAGATGCTTCTGTTTTGCCTGGTGAAATtcttacaaaacaaagaaaataaaatactattttctgtttacttccATCTCCTTCGTAATGTATCTTAAGACAATCCTTCTTTCCCCAAGAACATTGCAGGCACAACAAGGTTATCTGTGCCACCACCCACAtattgctaaaaacaaaaacagagaactCGCTACAACATAGTTCAAGCATCGTGTCCCGCCTCCTTCGTGCTCAACTCAGGCCGGCCTGCTGAACGTCCTGCAGAGACTCCTCCTGCTGTGTAGAGCATGTGTGAATAACAATCCACAGAGAAGTCGGGACACCAAGCAGGAGAAGACGGATCATAATAAGCAAGCCTAATGTTCCAGAACCATTTTGCAAAATTAAGAGACTTGATTGAGATTATGAGAGGtttgaaagcaagaaaaacccctaaataaatctaattatttagGCAGAACTGGACATCACTCCAGGTGCATTATAAACACTGCAATAACTAATCTGGGCTCCACTTGtcctacaaaaacaacaatacatgtgcacaataagcaataagtcaattaatcgcaagataaattaaaacaaactcaataattttcatttgaatgatttattgtttttctctttttctaccaaaaacttgATGCAAAGGTTTTTAGCCTGGTGCATTGGTTTTAGCTAGCTCTTTCTATGAAGgacgattttttttttatatagagactttatgatttattttatttgtagtttcagttgttttgtttatttattttagacaattaaatatttagtcccAGTGTTAACTGTTCTTTcatttcttgcattattatgtcctTACCATTAGataactttaaaatgatctgaaaacaataacattatcaCTTATCACAATTGTTCCTTAGAAACAGCTGACTGCAAGGTCCTgcatttaatctgtttattaaaagcaacctaaaaaacaaaggaaacttTTATTGCTCTGCTTACCTACGCTACCAGACGCGTCACCTGCACACGGATCCAGTTTGATGTCACTTGGCTCCACCGGCAGAGAGCTGCTCATGTCGGCAAGCGACTGGCCATTGTGGGAGGCGACTGGGAAGTCATCTGGCTGGGTGAGGTCGGTCAGTGACAGCAGGCCGTCGGGCTTCATTGTGGTATTTACACCGCTCTCCTCAGCCAAGCagtccagctgcagctcagaggccCCGTCAAACACCTTACTCTCATctgacaaaagagaaacaaactaGCTGGACTCAAAGACTCATTGTTCAGCTTCCCCTTATCTTATCTGTTTTAACAGGtgtccaaaacaaacaattctTAGAGAACggagaaatgtaaacaatatgATAGGGAATTAACAGAATCAGCAGTAACTTTATGgttattacaatttaaaaacagtcaCTCCTTTAGAGGaagcttagaaataaaaacatagctTATGCATTCTATGAATTTTATCTTGCAGAATTCGTCTTATTTCTTAATGTGGGAAaatagatacatttattttaactggaAGAGTGACATTGGCATATTTAAGAAGAAATAATCCTGCCTACTCTCGCAGATTTAAGAAATAACCTTTTCCTCTCACCATGACCAACATCTGGGATATCAGTCACAGACAGCGTGGACATCTTCTGCACAGCAGCTTGTCATTACGAAATCAACGTGTACCTGTGGAGTAAAAATAACCAGGCTGAGTTAAAACAGCAGAGTTTGCCTTGCAGAAGAATAAACACCACTTGTGACAAACTTTTCAAAGGTTTGtcacaactacaaactttaatgttagCCATCTGATGCATCACCGCGTAACTGTAAAGTGGTTTgcaacgttttcttttttttttttaaaacatctgaaacctCTTGCAGATGAAACTGCAACAGTTTCATCTGCTGAAGATGAAACCATTTGCCACTATAAATCAGCAAATGATGCCGATTTATAGTCAGCGCCATTTGCACATCTTCTCATGTCACatcttttcataaatttttctaaaagattGTTTATAGACTGAATTTTTTGCCCACTCTTCTATGAAAAAGGCTCAAACTAGAATTAGAagataacataattttttaattcttgcCAGTGTGCAGTAAAGTCGTGGCTTTGTCTGAGCTATAAACACAGACATGCATTAATCGTTGTAATTTCACTGAAGCTGAAGGAGGTTTAGATtcacaagtaatttttttgaaCCTTTGGCAGCCTCCAACAGATTTTGTTCAAAAGCTGCAACGTATACagcctttattttaatttcattaatcaAATAAGGACCCATTAAGACCAAAATCTCTTTGACGAGTTTGACAGGACCAAGGACTTAGTAACAtattacattttccaaaataaaaattacaaataatattttaaaacaaaaagttactctggcttcctcctaTTCCTCCTAATTGTCCGAAATTGATCAAATCACAATCTTAATTTGTAATTGTAATGGACTGCATGGAATAATTATTTGGTAGGAGGTAATATGTCTAGTTGCCCTGCAAATCTCTCACATATTTGGTCAGAGCCATCACAATTTTCAGCAATGACAATGTTTCCCTAAATTGGTGAGAACCAAATTTATAATTACTGAACTAATTTGGTGAGTCCTGTAGGTAGGTGGACAcaatgaattttatttcagGTAACAGAGTGGAGGGGGCTAAACAGATACATATGCTGCAATCTACAGCTagctaaaaacattaattattatgcaaaacttcaatgttttttgtcaATTTAGAATATGAAAtatagtgaaatatttcaagcctttatttctcgtatttctccatttttacagataataaaagctcaaaattcaatatttcagagattttaaatatttgaaaaagttcaatgttagaaaataatGGTGTCATGACTGACCCTAGTCAGCTAATTAAGCAAAAACATCTGTAAGAGTTTCCTGAGCCTCAGTCTGGGTCAGTAGGCTACACAATCATGGAGAAGACTGCTGACTGGACAGTCACTGGCATCCTGCATAAGGAGGGAATGCCAGAAAAGGTCACTGTTGAAAAAGCTATGCATTTAAAGAGTACTATATCCAAGTACGGTATGTGCaaagaaagttgagtggaaggaaaacatgtggTATTAAAAGGTGCACCAGCAACAGGGATAAACAGCTGTTCTTCAGTGCATGCTACACTGCACTGAAGTAGTGATTTATGCAAAAGGAGCCACTTTTGCATGAACTGTTGATTGCACTGAACATACTTTTCAGAAtcttcacatttctgtttagaatgacattttgtttatctttagCAATACTAAAATTTTCTGAGAcagtgattttttgttttttattctctgttagcataataatcaaaattaaaaggaaaaaaaaggcttaaaatatttcattatatgTAATGAATCTATACAATACCtatgtatatatgtttttataaattttagaTTACTTATGGTTATGCTTGTATTTGGTAATATTTAACACTTTAGGTTGGAGAAGCTTGTCAACAAATAAGCAGTTTCCTTTTGGggataaataaagcattttataaTCTATTCCATTATAGGATTgccaaaaaaaatcttggaaattttTGTATTCTAATTTTATGAGATGTACCactacattttcacaaaagaggaaaaaagaaaaactaaagtaatGTTGGACAGATAGCTTTGCTTGTTTGCAGATATGACAGGTATAGTTTGGATCCTGATGAACTTAAAGCTTCGAAAATCTTTTAACAGTTACCGTAATAAGATGACAAAATATGCAAGATTCCTAACAAAGATAtggaaaaatacacataaaactttcaaatttcATAATGACTGTGATAAGACAGGtagatgtaaataaacaaaacttgtaTTCTCACTCAAAACAGGGATGCGTCCAGAGAATGAGgtgaaatgaatgaaatgcaTCTTAAGCAGCAATGTGTGGTTCTTAGAAAGACTTGAAATGCTAGAAGAATTTAATTGTAGTTGGACACTCCTAATATCAAAGTGTGTAAAAAAACCAATTGGctgcaaaagcagaaatgaaagtCTGTCATGTGCTGCTGGGGGGAGAGGGTATATTTCAGGAAACTGATTCAGCACACACACCAGCATAAACTGATGCTATTCTTAACCAGCCTGTAGGACAGAAAACCCTTAAACAAAATGCATTCTATTGTTAATTTTGATAGGTGAAGAAATCCTAAACAAGATAAACAAATTCATGTATGATTCTCTTATAACCCATTTAGTACGTCTGTCTAACTAAAGGTGAAGTCTTGAAAACCTGGGTTGgatttaatagatttttaaataaaagtgctACAACAAAAGAagtagttgttgttgttgactttcATTTCTGTGGCTTGGTCAAACAGCTTCCGCTATTGATAGAATGCAGTATGGTTAAGTCCTGTAAATATTCACAATGGAATGGATTTTGTTACTGTTTTAGTTCTTGGTTTAaataatctattaaaaaaaattaaaaatatggtGGGAAGCCGCAACAGCAACCCAAACCACGAGCTGAGTCAGAGCTCTGAGCCTCATAAACTGCATTTCTGTCATTTGCCAGattgaaaaataacattcacCTCCTTAATGCTACAGGGGCAACACAGAGGGACATGCATAAAATGTCCAAGTGA
This genomic interval from Gambusia affinis linkage group LG02, SWU_Gaff_1.0, whole genome shotgun sequence contains the following:
- the nr1h3 gene encoding oxysterols receptor LXR-alpha, encoding MSTLSVTDIPDVGHDESKVFDGASELQLDCLAEESGVNTTMKPDGLLSLTDLTQPDDFPVASHNGQSLADMSSSLPVEPSDIKLDPCAGDASGSVDGQPVKRKKGPAPKMLGNEVCSVCGDKASGFHYNVLSCEGCKGFFRRSVIKSAQYSCKNNGRCEMDMYMRRKCQQCRLRKCREAGMLEQCVLSEEQIRLKKLKKQQEEETARTSTVVTPTPLQEAATLDPQQQEMIEKLVAMQKQCNKRSFLDRPKVTPWPQSQDLQNREVRQQRFAHFTELAIMSVQEIVDFAKQLPGFLELTREDQIALLKTSTIEIMLLETSRRYNPAIESITFLKDFSYNKDDFAKAGLQFEFINPIFEFSKGMNDLHLDEAEYALLIAINIFSADRPNVQDHDLVERLQQPYVDALRSYIMIKRPNDHLMFPRMLMKLVSLRTLSSVHSEQVFALRLQDKKLPPLLSEIWDVNE